One window of the Trifolium pratense cultivar HEN17-A07 linkage group LG2, ARS_RC_1.1, whole genome shotgun sequence genome contains the following:
- the LOC123907002 gene encoding UBP1-associated proteins 1C — MVWFQCEDCGDNLKKPKLPNHFRSCSATKLSCIDCGQMFGQDTVQNHTQCITEAEKYGPKGQGKTLNAAAAKPVKDGKQRPVVDTNVGLSQRPPWFCSLCNTKATSKQALLLHAEGKKHGAKARAFHASQQPPVQTDKPAPDAKDAVETASNGTVKDDKNAEQPKLQESSEQNNLKPGSEVSSEKKKRKLEALEGGLIKKCKNVTSVDTENGEVIQGEKAAEKKIKWKKFIKAALKTHSDGLKMKKLRKVVHKALQESGIVVNENELSEALEQKINSSSKFAVENKYVRLVAKD, encoded by the exons ATGGTTTGGTTTCAATGCGAAGATTGTGGAGACAACCTCAAAAAACCCAAATTACCCAATCACTTCCGATCATGCTCCGCCACCAAG CTTTCATGCATTGATTGTGGCCAAATGTTTGGTCAAGACACAGTTCAGAACCACACACAGTGTATTACTGAAGCG GAAAAGTATGGTCCAAAAGGCCAAGGCAAAACTTTGAATGCTGCAGCTGCCAAGCCTGTCAAAGATGGAAAACAAAGGCCAGTAGTTGATACTAATGTGGGTTTATCTCAACGTCCGCCGTGGTTCTGTAG TCTTTGCAATACGAAAGCTACAAGTAAGCAAGCGCTTCTTCTCCATGCTGAAGGAAAGAAACACGGGGCTAAAGCCCGAGCCTTCCATGCTTCTCAGCAGCCACCAGTCCAGACGGATAAACCTGCCCCTGATGCAAAGGATGCCGTGGAGACTGCTTCTAATGGTACGGTGAAAGATGACAAAAACGCAGAGCAGCCAAAATTGCAAGAGTCTTCTGAACAAAATAACTTGAAACCAGGGAGTGAAGTTTCctcagaaaagaaaaagaggaaacTTGAAGCATTAGAGGGTGGCCTTATTAAAAAATGCAAGAATGTCACTTCAGTTGACACGGAAAATGGTGAAGTAATTCAGGGAGAGAAGGCAGcagagaagaaaataaaatggaaGAAGTTTATCAAAGCTGCCTTGAAAACT CATTCTGAtggattgaagatgaagaaactgAGAAAAGTTGTCCATAAAGCACTGCAAGAATCTGGTATTGTAGTAAATGAAAATGAATTGAGCGAGGCACTTGAGCAGAAG ATAAATTCCAGCTCCAAATTTGCAGTTGAGAACAAGTATGTGCGATTAGTGGCCAAAGATTGA
- the LOC123907003 gene encoding threonine synthase 1, chloroplastic-like — MVVSSLFHPSFSSTILFNPPKPIINLNNHRSLTITTASLDPSPITTTTTTTTPSASDNIKDVARRHPSAVNNFTAKYVPFNAGFDSPESYSLDEIVYRSNSGGLLDVHHDMEALAKFDGAYWRNLFDSRVGKTTWPYGSGVWSKKEWVLPEIHPDDIVSAFEGNSNLFWAERFGKQFVGMNDLWVKHCGISHTGSFKDLGMTVLVSQVNRLRKMNRPLVGVGCASTGDTSAALSAYCASAGIPSIVFLPANKISTAQLIQPVSNGALVLSIDTDFDGCMKLIREITSELPIYLANSLNSLRIEGQKTAAIEILQQFDWQVPDWVIVPGGNLGNIYAFYKGFKMCKDLGLVDKIPRLVCAQAANANPLYLYYKNGWKEFKAITAEKTFASAIQIGDPVSIDRAVYALKNSDGIVEEASEEELMDAMALADSTGMFICPHTGVALTALNKLRKSGVIGSSERVVVVSTAHGLKFADSKIDYHSGNIPGIGRYANPPVSVKADFGSVMDVLKDFLLSKAPKY, encoded by the coding sequence atggtcGTGTCTTCTCTGTTTCATCCTTCATTCTCCTCCACCATCCTTTTCAACCCTCCAAAACCCATCATCAATCTAAATAACCACCGTTCACTCACCATCACCACCGCATCACTCGATCCATCTCCGatcacaaccaccaccaccaccaccacccccTCCGCCTCCGATAACATCAAAGACGTAGCCCGCCGTCATCCTTCCGCCGTCAACAACTTCACCGCCAAATACGTCCCTTTCAATGCCGGATTCGATTCCCCTGAATCTTACTCCCTCGATGAAATCGTCTACCGAAGCAACTCCGGTGGTTTACTCGATGTTCATCACGATATGGAAGCACTCGCCAAATTCGATGGCGCGTACTGGCGCAACCTCTTTGACTCGCGCGTCGGGAAAACCACGTGGCCTTATGGTTCCGGTGTATGGAGTAAAAAGGAATGGGTTCTACCGGAGATTCATCCCGATGATATTGTTAGTGCTTTTGAAGGTAATTCTAATCTTTTTTGGGCTGAGCGTTTTGGCAAACAGTTTGTAGGCATGAATGATCTTTGGGTTAAACACTGTGGTATTAGTCATACTGGAAGTTTTAAAGATCTTGGAATGACTGTGCTTGTTAGTCAGGTGAATCGGCTCCGGAAAATGAACCGTCCGTTGGTCGGAGTTGGTTGTGCTTCTACCGGTGATACATCGGCTGCACTTTCGGCTTATTGTGCTTCGGCTGGAATTCCTTCGATTGTTTTCCTTCCGGCAAATAAAATCTCGACTGCACAGTTGATTCAACCGGTTTCGAATGGTGCATTGGTGCTTAGTATTGACACTGATTTTGATGGTTGTATGAAGCTTATTAGAGAAATAACATCTGAATTGCCGATTTATTTGGCGAATTCGTTGAATAGTCTGAGAATTGAGGGACAGAAAACTGCTGCTATTGAGATTTTGCAGCAGTTTGATTGGCAGGTACCTGATTGGGTTATTGTTCCTGGTGGAAATTTAGGGAACATTTATgcattttacaaaggtttcaaAATGTGTAAAGATTTAGGTCTTGTTGATAAGATTCCAAGGCTTGTTTGTGCTCAAGCTGCAAATGCAAATCCATtgtatttgtattataaaaatgGGTGGAAAGAGTTTAAAGCAATTACAGCTGAAAAAACATTTGCTTCTGCTATTCAGATTGGTGATCCTGTTTCAATTGATAGAGCTGTTTATGCATTGAAGAATTCAGATGGGATTGTTGAGGAAGCTAGTGAAGAGGAACTGATGGATGCAATGGCACTTGCTGATTCAACTGGGATGTTTATATGTCCTCATACTGGTGTGGCTTTAACTGCTTTGAATAAGCTTAGGAAATCTGGTGTTATAGGATCTAGTGAAAGGGTTGTTGTTGTTAGTACTGCACATGGATTGAAGTTTGCAGATAGTAAGATTGATTATCATTCTGGTAATATTCCCGGTATAGGTCGTTACGCTAACCCACCTGTTTCTGTTAAGGCTGATTTTGGTTCTGTTATGGATGTGTTGAAGGATTTTCTGTTGAGTAAGGCACCAAAATACTAG
- the LOC123907001 gene encoding uncharacterized protein LOC123907001 isoform X1 — MDKGTEMFSSLLTDGRVEENVDLRNGVESVRSVSTKHIDLLRPFARSNSKGQAVDAMVHGKGKYALIRDPEDFQSGIYDKPLPCFGCGIGWFSFLFGFLCPPMWFYATILYFGNYYRKDPRERAGLGASAIAALLCFVGMLIIAAILLLKKSSSLYF; from the exons ATGGATAAAGGTACTGAAATGTTCTCGTCGTTATTAACTG ATGGTAGGGTGGAAGAGAATGTTGATTTGAGAAATGGTGTGGAATCGGTGAGATCTGTTTCCACTAAGCATATTGATCTTTTAAGGCCCTTTGCTCGGAGTAATTCAAAAG GACAAGCAGTGGATGCAATGGTTCATGGAAAGGGGAAGTATGCCTTAATTAGAGATCCTGAGGACTTCCAATCAGGAATTTATGATAAACCCCTCCCATGTTTTGGATGCGGAATCGGGTGGTTCTC GTTTCTTTTTGGATTTCTTTGCCCTCCTATGTGGTTCTATGCAACTATTctctattttggaaattatTATCGAAAGGACCCCAGGGAACGGGCTGGGCTTGGAGCCTCTGCAATTGCT GCATTACTGTGCTTTGTAGGGATGCTGATAATTGCAGCAATCCTTCTGTTAAAAAAGTCGTCATCCCTCTATTTCTAA
- the LOC123907001 gene encoding uncharacterized protein LOC123907001 isoform X2 translates to MDKDGRVEENVDLRNGVESVRSVSTKHIDLLRPFARSNSKGQAVDAMVHGKGKYALIRDPEDFQSGIYDKPLPCFGCGIGWFSFLFGFLCPPMWFYATILYFGNYYRKDPRERAGLGASAIAALLCFVGMLIIAAILLLKKSSSLYF, encoded by the exons ATGGATAAAG ATGGTAGGGTGGAAGAGAATGTTGATTTGAGAAATGGTGTGGAATCGGTGAGATCTGTTTCCACTAAGCATATTGATCTTTTAAGGCCCTTTGCTCGGAGTAATTCAAAAG GACAAGCAGTGGATGCAATGGTTCATGGAAAGGGGAAGTATGCCTTAATTAGAGATCCTGAGGACTTCCAATCAGGAATTTATGATAAACCCCTCCCATGTTTTGGATGCGGAATCGGGTGGTTCTC GTTTCTTTTTGGATTTCTTTGCCCTCCTATGTGGTTCTATGCAACTATTctctattttggaaattatTATCGAAAGGACCCCAGGGAACGGGCTGGGCTTGGAGCCTCTGCAATTGCT GCATTACTGTGCTTTGTAGGGATGCTGATAATTGCAGCAATCCTTCTGTTAAAAAAGTCGTCATCCCTCTATTTCTAA
- the LOC123907004 gene encoding WD repeat-containing protein VIP3: MKLAGIKSVDNAHDDSVWAVTWAPATATRPPLLLTGSLDETVRVWKSDELILDRTNTGHCLGVASVAAHPLGSIAASSSLDSFVRVFDVDTNSTIATLEAPPSEVWQMRFDPKGSILAVAGGGSASVNLWDTSTWEIVATLSIPRVDGPKPSDKSGSKKFVLSVAWSPDGKRIACGSMDGTISVFDVQRAKFLHHLEGHFMPVRSLVYSPYDPRLLFSASDDGNVHMYDAEGKALIGTMSGHASWVLCVDVSPDGAAIATGSSDRTVRLWDLNMRASVQTMSNHTDQVWGVAFRPPGGNDVRSGRLASVSDDKSISLYDYS, from the exons ATGAAACTCGCTGGAATCAAATCGGTAGACAACGCGCACGACGACTCAGTTTGGGCAGTTACATGGGCACCCGCAACCGCAACTCGGCCACCGCTCCTCCTCACCGGTTCACTTGACGAAACCGTTAGAGTATGGAAATCCGATGAACTTATCCTCGACCGAACCAACACCGGTCACTGTCTCGGCGTCGCTTCTGTAGCCGCTCATCCACTCGGCTCAATTGCAGCCTCTTCTTCACTCGATAGCTTTGTTCGCGTCTTTGATGTTGATACCAATTCCACTATCGCTACCCTTGAAGCTCCTCCTTCTGAAGTTTGGCAAATGCGTTTCGATCCCAAG GGTTCCATTCTAGCAGTTGCTGGTGGAGGTAGTGCATCAGTCAATCTTTGGGACACTTCCACGTGGGAAATTGTTGCCACCCTATCAATTCCCCGTGTAGATGGACCCAAACCCAGCGACAAAAGTGGCAGCAAGAAATTTGTCCTATCCGTCGCATGGAGTCCTGATGGAAAACGGATTGCTTGTGGCTCAATGGACGGCACCATATCTGTTTTTGACGTGCAACGAGCCAAATTTCTGCATCACCTTGAAGGCCACTTCATGCCTGTGCGTTCTCTTGTGTATTCTCCTTATGATCCAAGACTACTGTTTTCAGCTTCAGATGATGGTAATGTTCACATGTATGATGCTGAGGGGAAAGCCTTAATTGGAACCATGTCAGGACATGCTAGTTGGGTTTTGTGTGTGGATGTGAGCCCAGATGGGGCGGCTATTGCCACAGGTTCAAGTGATAGAACTGTTAGGCTATGGGATCTTAATATGAGGGCGTCTGTGCAGACGATGAGCAACCACACAGACCAAGTATGGGGAGTGGCATTTAGACCACCTGGAGGAAATGATGTGCGAAGCGGTCGGCTTGCTAGTGTATCCGATGATAAGAGCATATCACTGTATGACTATTCCTGA